A portion of the Phaenicophaeus curvirostris isolate KB17595 chromosome 17, BPBGC_Pcur_1.0, whole genome shotgun sequence genome contains these proteins:
- the SPPL3 gene encoding signal peptide peptidase-like 3 isoform X1 has translation MAEQTYSWAYSLVDSSQVSTFLISILLIVYGSFRSLNMDFENQDKEKDNSSTSGSFNGNGTNNSKGIQTIDSTQALFLPIGASVSLLVMFFFFDSVQVVFTICTAVLATIAFAFLLLPMCQYLTRPCSPQNKISFGCCGRFTAAELLSFSLSVMLVLIWVLTGHWLLMDALAMGLCVAMIAFVRLPSLKVSCLLLSGLLIYDVFWVFFSAYIFNSNVMVKVATQPADNPLDVLSRKLHLGPNVGRDVPRLSLPGKLVFPSSTGSHFSMLGIGDIVMPGLLLCFVLRYDNYKKQASSDSCGAPGPGNISGRMQKVSYFHCTLIGYFVGLLTATVASRIHRAAQPALLYLVPFTLLPLLTMAYLKGDLRRMWSEPFHSKSSSSRFLEV, from the exons GGCATATTCGCTTGTGGACTCCAGTCAAGTGTCTACTTTCCTGATTTCTATTCTCCTCATAGTCTACGGTAGTTTCAG GTCTCTTAACATGGACTTTGAGAATCAAGACAAAGAGAAAGACAATAGCAGCACATCTGGGTCTTTTAATGGCAACGGCACCAATAACAGTAAGG GTATTCAAACCATTGATTCGACCCAAGCGTTGTTCCTGCCGATTGGAGCATCTGTGTCTCTTCTAGTTATGTTCTTCTTCTTTGATTCAGTTCAAGTTGTCTTTACAATATGCACAGCAG tCCTTGCAACaatagcttttgctttccttttgctcCCGATGTGCCAGTACTTAACACGACCTTGTTCACCTCAAAACAA GATTTCCTTTGGCTGCTGTGGGCGGTTCACTGCTGCTGAGTtgctctcattttctctgtctgtGATGCTTGTTCTCATCTGGGTCCTGACTGGCCACTGGCTCCTTATGGATG CTCTGGCTATGGGCCTGTGTGTTGCAATGATAGCCTTTGTTCGGCTGCCGAGCCTGAAGGTTTCCTGCTTGCTGCTCTCTGGGTTACTAATTTATGATGTCTTTTGG gtgtttttttctgcctacATCTTTAACAGCAATGTTATGGTGAAAGTGGCCACACAACCAGCTGATAATCCCCTTGACGTTTTATCCCGGAAACTTCACCTGGGACCAAATGTGGGTAGAGACGTTCCGCGTCTGTCTCTGCCTGGTAAACTTGTGTTTCCAAG TTCCACAGGCAGCCACTTCTCTATGTTGGGGATCGGCGATATTGTGATGCCAGgtcttctgctctgctttgtccTGCGGTACGATAACTACAAAAAGCAAGCCAGCAGTGATTCCTGTGGTGCCCCTGGGCCAGGGAATATCTCTGGCCGAATGCAGAAGGTTTCCTACTTTCACTGCACACTGATTGGATATTTTGTAG gtcTATTAACTGCAACAGTAGCTTCTCGCATTCACCGGGCAGCCCAGCCTGCCCTCCTCTACTTGGTACCATTTACTTTATTGCCACTCCTCACCATGGCCTATTTAAAG GGTGATCTACGTCGCATGTGGTCTGAGCCTTTCCACTCCAAGTCCAGCAGCTCCCGTTTCCTGGAAGTATGA
- the SPPL3 gene encoding signal peptide peptidase-like 3 isoform X2, translated as MAEQTYSWAYSLVDSSQVSTFLISILLIVYGSFRSLNMDFENQDKEKDNSSTSGSFNGNGTNNSIQTIDSTQALFLPIGASVSLLVMFFFFDSVQVVFTICTAVLATIAFAFLLLPMCQYLTRPCSPQNKISFGCCGRFTAAELLSFSLSVMLVLIWVLTGHWLLMDALAMGLCVAMIAFVRLPSLKVSCLLLSGLLIYDVFWVFFSAYIFNSNVMVKVATQPADNPLDVLSRKLHLGPNVGRDVPRLSLPGKLVFPSSTGSHFSMLGIGDIVMPGLLLCFVLRYDNYKKQASSDSCGAPGPGNISGRMQKVSYFHCTLIGYFVGLLTATVASRIHRAAQPALLYLVPFTLLPLLTMAYLKGDLRRMWSEPFHSKSSSSRFLEV; from the exons GGCATATTCGCTTGTGGACTCCAGTCAAGTGTCTACTTTCCTGATTTCTATTCTCCTCATAGTCTACGGTAGTTTCAG GTCTCTTAACATGGACTTTGAGAATCAAGACAAAGAGAAAGACAATAGCAGCACATCTGGGTCTTTTAATGGCAACGGCACCAATAACA GTATTCAAACCATTGATTCGACCCAAGCGTTGTTCCTGCCGATTGGAGCATCTGTGTCTCTTCTAGTTATGTTCTTCTTCTTTGATTCAGTTCAAGTTGTCTTTACAATATGCACAGCAG tCCTTGCAACaatagcttttgctttccttttgctcCCGATGTGCCAGTACTTAACACGACCTTGTTCACCTCAAAACAA GATTTCCTTTGGCTGCTGTGGGCGGTTCACTGCTGCTGAGTtgctctcattttctctgtctgtGATGCTTGTTCTCATCTGGGTCCTGACTGGCCACTGGCTCCTTATGGATG CTCTGGCTATGGGCCTGTGTGTTGCAATGATAGCCTTTGTTCGGCTGCCGAGCCTGAAGGTTTCCTGCTTGCTGCTCTCTGGGTTACTAATTTATGATGTCTTTTGG gtgtttttttctgcctacATCTTTAACAGCAATGTTATGGTGAAAGTGGCCACACAACCAGCTGATAATCCCCTTGACGTTTTATCCCGGAAACTTCACCTGGGACCAAATGTGGGTAGAGACGTTCCGCGTCTGTCTCTGCCTGGTAAACTTGTGTTTCCAAG TTCCACAGGCAGCCACTTCTCTATGTTGGGGATCGGCGATATTGTGATGCCAGgtcttctgctctgctttgtccTGCGGTACGATAACTACAAAAAGCAAGCCAGCAGTGATTCCTGTGGTGCCCCTGGGCCAGGGAATATCTCTGGCCGAATGCAGAAGGTTTCCTACTTTCACTGCACACTGATTGGATATTTTGTAG gtcTATTAACTGCAACAGTAGCTTCTCGCATTCACCGGGCAGCCCAGCCTGCCCTCCTCTACTTGGTACCATTTACTTTATTGCCACTCCTCACCATGGCCTATTTAAAG GGTGATCTACGTCGCATGTGGTCTGAGCCTTTCCACTCCAAGTCCAGCAGCTCCCGTTTCCTGGAAGTATGA